The following nucleotide sequence is from Ahniella affigens.
GTTGTTCCGGAGCAGTTTGCGCGGATGTGTCGACACGCGCTGGCACAGGAGTTTGCGGATGCCCAAGCCATCGATGACCAACTCCGTTTGCTTTACGACGCGTTGGGGATCGAATCGAACCCCATTCCCGCCAAGTTTTTGCTCGCCGCAGCAGAGCGTTGCCAAAACGTGCTGCGCCTGCCGCTGCAGGGCCTGGCCGAGCCTTATCGTGCTGCAGTGTTGGCGGCATGGGTCGAGGCGGAGTTGGCGTGAGTCGGCGGTTTCGCCCGATCTGCCCCTGTCTTCCTTAACATTTGGCTTGCTAAGATCGCGGCTTTGATCGACGCGCCATCGTGGCGTGCCAGAAGGGAATCGTCCTACATGCTCCGAATTCGTCACTGCCTGATCCTGGCCCTGAGCCTTACCGCCATTTCTGGCTGCTCTTGGCTGAAAAATGAAGAGCGCCATCAGCGCTACCTGGAGACCGGTGCTGGTCGGGCTTTGGAGGTACCACCGGAACTCGATTCGCCAGCGCATCGCAACGATCTGGAAGTGCCGCCTGGCGATCTCAACCGGGAAGTGCTGAACACCCAGCCACCCGGTGGCATCGAAGTGCTGGCTGGTAGCGTCGATGGCGGCGTCAAGATCGACCTGCCGCCGCCTGATGCGTTCGATGAGATCAAATCGGCGCTGCAGGCTGCCGAGGTCGGCAAGATTCAGAGCGCCAACGCTGCCAAGCTGACCTTGCAGGTCGCGGTGATTACTCGCACCGAAAAGAAACGCTGGTTCCGCAAAGACAAGATTGAAGAAATCGAGACCGTACGTACGCTGCATGTGGACGCCAACGGTACCGGCAGTGTCGTGACCGTCAGCAATGAGTCGGGCTCTCTGACCGAAGATGATGCTGCGGCCAAGCTGCTCGGCGTGGTGCGGGACCGCTTCGGCGGTTGAGTCACGGCAATTCGGCTCGCAAACGAAAGAGGCCGCTTCGCTGCGGCCTCTTTTGCTATGGAACGCTGAAGCAGTTCGGTGTCGATGCGGGCTATGAATGGGTCGACGTGAGCTCACCGCCGACGCGACTGGCTCAGCGTGGGTCTGAAAGTCCAGGATGAATCCATGCAGCCCCATATTTATCGGGGCCAGTGCACAGTCGGCGCACTGCTGCCAAACCGCGACGCGTGCTCGGAAACCGCGGCGCGCTCAGCGCTCCAGCAATGGCAGCTTGTTCGGTTTGCCGTCCCAGTCCTTGGCGTCTGCCGGGGGCTCTTTGCGTTGCGTGATCACCGGCCATGCGCGCGACAGTTCGGCGTTGAGGGCGGTGAAGCCTTCTTGGCCAGCCGGCACATCGTCCTCCGGAAAAATGGCCTTCGCCGGGCATTCGGGTTCGCAGAGCGTGCAATCGATGCACTCATCCGGGTCGATCACCAGGAAATTGGGACCTTCGTGGAAGCAGTCGACGGGACAGACTTCGACGCAGTCCATGTATTTGCACTTGATGCAATTCTCGGTGACAACAAAGGTCATGGGCCGGATAACAGGCGATAGAGCGCGAAAATGGTACTCCCAAGGGGACTCGAACCCCTGTTTTCGCCGTGAGAGGGCGACGTCCTGGGCCACTAGACGATGGGAGCGTGGCAGTCCTCTAGTATAGCTCGCGCCTTTTTTCGCACAAGCAGTCATAATTGGCGCCGGGGCATCGGGCGGCGCGCCGTTCAGCAAGCAGGACTGCTGAATTGTTCTTCGGGCAATTTGTGCAACAGATTGATTCGAAGTATGTCATCCTCCCGTTACGAGGGTTCCTGGGGGCGTCGCGATTCATTGGCATCCAGCGCTTGGCTCTGAATGCGGTGACGACCTGAGATCAGTAGTCAGCCGCTGGCTGATCATTGCTCTCAATACACAGTTGCGAATCAGGGCGGTGCAGCGTGCCGCGGTTGATCGCTTCGGCGATGCGAATCTGGAATGCCTCGCTCGTGTCACGCCATTGGGCGTGGCCGGCCTCGCGTAGCGCTGCACGGCTTTGCGCGCGCAGGACCACCGGATGCAACGCCTGGGCGTGGCAATCGGCGAGTCCGGGCAATTTGTTGCAACAGTGGCTTGACCGAGGCCAAACCGAGCGCCGAGTGCGTGCAGTTTGGTAGATTGCCAAGTCCAAAAGACTTTGAATCCATTCAAAGTCATTCATACTCCTGCCAAGGCAGTGCAGGGCGCTTATGCTTCGGCATAGGACCATGGCAACTGCCAGTTGACCCGATTAGAAGCGCAACGATGTTGAATCAATGGATCAAGCGCGTGTTCGGTGGCCGCAAGGCCAAGCCTGCCAAGGTCGAACCCGCGCCGATAGAAAATCTCGCCGACCGGCGTGCCCGGATTGCTGCCGGACTGCGCGTCATCGCGCGCGACCAGCACAGCATTT
It contains:
- the fdxA gene encoding ferredoxin FdxA — encoded protein: MTFVVTENCIKCKYMDCVEVCPVDCFHEGPNFLVIDPDECIDCTLCEPECPAKAIFPEDDVPAGQEGFTALNAELSRAWPVITQRKEPPADAKDWDGKPNKLPLLER